The stretch of DNA CCGTCACACGCTGCCAGCGTGACGTTTCCAACTCCCGCCCCGTTTGCACTCGAGCCGCAGTCGGGTACACGGGCTCAGGCCGTGATGCTTTGGCAGGGTCAATCCCTGGCTGCGCTTGAACTGCGCGCGATTGCGGCGTATTGGTCCGTACGATTTCCAGGTCGCTCTCGCTTAAGTCGTTTCTTACGACTTTGACGCTGTCCAAAGAGAGTTCAACCTGGACCATTTGGTCGGCAGACACCGGCGTGGACGCTTTGGGAGCTTTTCGCCGGCGAGGCAAAGGGGGCAGGTCCTTGAGCCAACCCATGAATCGGCCTGCCGTTTCCTTCACCGCTTCATTGGAGTCAACCGGCCCGGCTTGCGCCGGAGCGGAGCCTTGGGCGTCGCCACCCTCCTGGCAAAGCGCGTTGGATAGAGCTGGATTTGATTCCGGGGCGACAGATTGCCTTTCATCAACCGAGGTCTCCGCGGGACTAACTGCTAAAGCGCCTGCAGTGTGGGGCATCGCGGCGCTTTCCCCAGATTGCTCGGTCATCCTTTCAAAAGGCGCCGGAACGCGGCGCACACCAGGGGCCTCTCGAGGTTCGGTTGCCTCTTTGCCGCGTTGGGCCAAGTCAGGCCCGGCAGAGGAGCGGAATGGATTCTTTTTCGATCCGAACTGCGGCAGCAACGGCTTTAACTTGTACTGATTTGTGGATTCCCTTAATCCTACAAAACTTCGTCCGGCACTCAGTAGTCGCAAAAGACTCATAGGATTTATTCCATCATTTTGAAGGCTTCCTGCGCCATGACAGCATCCGAAGCTTTCACGCGATCATAGCGCTCCGGGTTCCAGATTTCGAAACGGTCCAACAATCCAACCAACACTGCCTGGTCAGCTATCTGAGCGGCACTCGCCATTTCCTCCGGCAGACATATCCTCCCAGCCTTGTCGAGGGGTGCTTGAACCGATTCGCTACCGATAAACCGCTTCAGGACCACTTTATTAGGATCGTTGTTTGGCATCGCATCAATGTCTCGCATCAAGGAGACCATTTGTTGCGGCGGCAAAACACGCAGACAAGGACCCTCCTTGGCCTTAGGCCAAAGGACCAGCGTGAACTCGACGCCCGGTTTGGTAGGTCGCCACTTGGCAGGGATTTGGACGCGCCTCTTCTCATCCACTCCATGGCGGTAGAGCGAATTATAATAAACTGGCTCGATGCTGTCGTTAGGTTCCATTACTTATCCACCGCAGGGCACCACGGCTCCCATTTGCCCCACAACGCCCCACTTTCTGCCACTTTACACCACAACTGTCAATAGGTTTTCGCTTACTTTATTCAAAAGTTATTCACAATTTCACTCCTAGCCCTGGAAAACTCCGAAACGCGAGGATAATTCGATTACTTTATCGATAAATAACAATCTTTAAACAGGCGGAAAGCCCCTTCATGGTGGGTGGAGCAGCTCGGCGAAGGGCCTATTACTGTGACACAGAAGTTTCGAGACAGAGCGCCCAATCTCCCTAGAACATCGTTCATCGTTTCATTAAAACGTTTACAGAAGTCCATTGATATGTTATTGTTGAGAGCATGGCCGGAAAATCCAAGCTCCCCGCTTTGGTCCTCACCCCGGAGGAACAACAGCGACTGGAAACATTGCAGGCTTCTCGCGTTGCGCCGGTGCGTGAAGCCGAACGGGCGCGGATTCTTTTGCAATATTGCGCCGGAAACAGTCCTTCGGCTATCCAAAAAGCCCTTGGGATCAGCCGAGTCACCATTTATCATTGTCTGCACAAGGCTCTGGAGATGGGAATGGAAGCCGGGCTTAAGGACGCTTTTCATCGCCCCAAAGAGCCGCTCATTACCAGCGATGACAAGGCTTGGGTAGTGCATCTGGCTTGCACCAAGCCTAAAGAGTTGGGTTACGCTGCGGAGTTGTGGACGCGCCAATCGCTGGCGGGGTATGTACGCCAGCAAGCGCAAGCCGCCGGCCATCCCAGTCTGGCGCAGGCGGCCAAAGCCACGGTGCAAAGAATCCTGGACGAGCAGCATTTGCAACCGCATAAAGTGAAGTATTACTTGGAACGACGGGACCCTGAATTTGAGCCGAAGATGAAGGAAGTGCTGATGGTTTATCAAGAGGTAGCGATGCAGAACCAGGCGGCGGCGGGGCCTGCGGAAACTGCCCCCAGCATCATCACGGTGTCGATTGACGAGAAGCCAGGGGTGCAGGCCATTGAGAACACGGCACCGGATTTGCCGCCGGTTCCAGAAAAACACCCCACTGTGGGCCGCGACCATGAATACAAACGGCATGGGACTCTTTCTATCTTGGCTTCGTTGGATTTGCACGACGGGCACGTTGTGGCCCGTGTGGAAGAGCGGCATCGCAGCCGGGAGTTTGTCGCGCTGCTCAAGGACCTGGACGCCTATTATCCGACCGGGGTGACGATACGGGTTATTCTGGACAATCATTCGGCCCACATTTCCAAGGAGACGCGGGCTTACTTGGCCACGCGGCCTAACCGCTTTAGTTACGTCCACACGCCCAAACACGGCTCTTGGCTCAATTTGGTGGAAACGCTCTTTGGGAAGATGGCCCACACGTTCCTGAGGCACATTCGTGTGAAATCCAAAGCCGAACTCAAAGAGAGGATCCTGCGGGGGATCGCTGAAATCAATGCGGCTCCGGTAGTGCATCGGTGGAAAAAGTTCGATCTTTTGGCTTCCTGATGTGTAAGTATTTAATGAAACGATGTACTAGCCCTCTCCACCAAACGGGGGAGGGAATTGGTTCCCAACGCATGTAACGAAATTTAGTTGCCAGTCTGCCAGCGAGGCGTCGTGGGGCGTTTTGGTTACCGGGGGTTACCGTGGGTTACCGTAAGCGACCGTACGGTTACCGAGGGTTACCGTCAGACGCCGGTGGAGCGACGTTGGACGGGGCCTCGGGCGGCTGTTTTGACGTTGAGGCCCCGCCGGCTCATCTCGCGTTCGAGCATCTCGCCAAAGGTCGGGCCGGGAGGGCAAAAGGGCATCTCTTCACGAGGCGGGAGGTCGTTTCGATGCAGAACATTGTCCTCACGCGCGGATTTGGCGAGTTCTTTGGCTGAAGCGATTTTGCGGACGACTTCGATTTCGCCGGCTTCTTCATGGCGAAGATTGGGGATGGAGTTGCGGATGCCGGCGAGCCTGGGAGCGAGCAGTTGCCGAGGAGGTTCAGCAGGTCTGCAGGGACCCGCGCACTCCGGGACAGGCACGGCGTCGAGCACGGTGAGCGTGTTGTTGTTGTTGGCGGGCTGGGAGCCGTTGTTGATAGGTGATGAATTTAGCATAGGAGAATAGTATAGAAAGGGGCGGAAGACTTCGAAATCGGGTAGATTTGGAGGATAGTTGTGATGATGGTTCATGGCCGAGGGATGAACAGATGTAATATTATTGTGCTTAAGTGGTTACAGATAATCGGAGCTGATGGGGGGGCGAGGGTGGCCTTGGTAATGAAACGGTGTATGTACTATGGGCGCGGCACGCCGAACGTGCCTCAATCTGGCGACATTAGTCCATCCCTGGCGTCTGTGGGCTCTTGTCTTGAGCAAGGTTTATACGGATGCTTCACGAAATGCGGACGGCGGATTTCGATTATGAATTGCCTGAAAATCTGATTGCGCAGCATCCGGCCGCGCGGCGTGACGATTCGCGTTTGCTGGTGCTACATCGGAATTCGGGAGCCATTGAGCATCGAGGGTTCCGGGACTTGCTGCAGTACCTCCAGCCCGCAGACGTCCTGGTGCTCAATGATTCGCGCGTCATCCCAGCCAGATTGCGCGGCAGAAATCTCCGCAGCGGCGGGCATTTCGAGGTGTTGCTGCTGGAACAAAACGGAGCCAACGATTGGTGGGTTTTGCTGCGTCCAGGCAGGCGCGCAGGGGTAGGGACGCGAATAGGTTTCAGAAATGCCCGGGATGAGATGAGCGGCATTGAGGCCTGTGTGACTGAGATAAATGCCGAGGGCCACCGGCGCCTGTGCTTTAGCGGGATTGCAGATATCAGGGACGCGCTGACGGAATTGGGGGAGGTCCCTTTGCCTCCATACATTCATCGAGCAGACTCGCGATTCTCCGAAGCAGACCGCGCGCGTTACCAGAGCGTTTTTGCTCAACCGCCCGGGTCGGTGGCCGCCCCAACTGCCGGTTTGCATTTTACCGAAGAACTGCTCAAAGAGATTCGCGCGCTGGGTGTCGAAGTTTGTTTTGTAACGTTGCACGTGGGACTGGGGACATTCGCGCCGGTCAAAGTGGAGAACTTGGATTTGCATGTGATGCACGAGGAACGGTTTTGTGTAAATGCGGAGACAACTCGGCGCATCAACGAATGCAAGGCAGCGGGCCGGCGGGTGATTGCGGTGGGCACAACGAGCCTGCGAGCGATCGAAGGCCTGGCCGCAGAAACGGGCGGACGCCTGGAACCCAAAGAGGGCCGGACGCGTTTGTTCATCCGGCCTCCACATGATTTCAAGATTGCCGATGCGCTGTTAACCAACTTTCATCTGCCGCGTTCGACGCTGCTGATGCTGATCAGCGCGTTTGCGGCCTCAAACAAAACAACAGGACGAGAGCTGGTGCTGCGGGCATATCGGGAAGCTATCGAACGGCGTTACCGGTTTTTCAGTTATGGTGATGCGATGCTGATAATATGAGCGGCTCTTCAATCGCGAGGACCAGAAAAGGCATGGACGATGCCTGGTTCCAGGCTTTTCGAAGGCGCCGTGGTCTCCCATACGTTCTAGTGAATATGGCCATGACGGCGGATGGAAAGATTGCCACCGCCAATCGCGCCATTGCATCCTTCAGCAGCCGGCGCGACCGGGAGAATTTGCTGAGGCTGCGAGCTACTGCGGATGCGGTGATGGCCGGGGCCCGCACGATCGACCAAGGGCGCGTGATTCTGGGGCCCGGCTCCGCAAAGCACCGCCGGTTGCGGCTGAGCCGCGGCCTGGCCGAATATAACCTGCGTGTAATCGTCAGCGGCTCGGGAAGCGTGGACCCGAGCTCAAAGATTTTTCAGAAGCGCTTTTCACCGATTATCATTCTGACAACGGGCCGCGCGGGCGGCCCCAGGCTCAAACGGCTCCGGAGGCTTGCTGACGAAGTGAAGATTTGCGGGAGGAGGGAAATAGATTTTCCCCGGGCGTTACGCTGGCTGCAAAGCAAATGGAAAGTGCGACGCTTGGTTTGCGAAGGCGGCGGGGAGCTCAACAGCCCCTTATTTCGTAAAGGACTGGTCAATGAATTGCACCTGACGGTTTGTCCAAAAATCGCTGGTGGCCGCAAGGCCCCGACCATTGTCGATGGGGCTGCAGCGCCGAATCTCGCCAAGGCGGCGCGCCTGGAGATCAAATCCTCCCGGCGCATCGGCGCTGAGCTCTTTCTCGTCTATCGCGCCAGGGCGTCCGCCCACCGCGCCAGGAGCCAGAGCAGGTCGGAAAGCCGGTTCAAATAAACCAGAATTTCAGGATTTACTGCCGCCTTCTCCTGGGGCAACGCGCAAACGCGCCGCTCGGCGCGGCGGCAAACGGTGCGCGCCATGTCGAGCGTCGCGGCGGATAAATTTGCCCCCGGCATCACCCAGTCTCGAGGGATCACTCTTTGCGCTTCCACAAGCTTAACCACCTCTTCCAGCCGCGCCGTCAATTCGGCGCGGACCACAGAAAAACCATCTTTGACATACCGCTCCAAATCCGCCGGTGAAGTCGCTAGTTCGCCCATGAGGACAATGAGGTCTGTCTGGACGAGCGCGAGGTTTTGGCGAATGAAGTCCTGCTGGGCAGCCGCCCGGGCAAGACCCAGGGTGGCATTTAACTCGTCCACCGCGCCATAGGCCTCGACGCGCGGATGAGACTTCGGCAGGCGACGCCCGTACATGAGAGAGGTCGTGCCGTCGTCGCCGGTTTTGGTTACGATGCTCATGGAACGACGTGAATGCGCCAATCCTTCAGGCCCCTTGTTCTACGGCATGCCGGTAGGCCAGCAACCCGGCGGCAATGGCCTGCGCCATCTTCTCGCGATATGCCGCTGTGAAAATTCGCCGGCCCTCGACCGGGTGGGACATGAAACCCGCCTCGACGAGGATGGCGGGCATCGAGGCCTCGCGCAATACAGCGAAGCGGGCGCGGCGCACGCCGCGGTCTTGCAACGACAACCCCTGTACCAGCGCTTTCTGCACGTCATAAGCGAGTAAAAGGCTTCTGTCGTTCTGCCGGTTGCCCGAGCACCAGCTTTGGTCGCCCCCTTCACCTTTGTTATTGGTGGAACCCGCCCCGGCCGGGGTGATGCAAAAAACTTGCGTGCCCTGTACTGAATCGCGCGACGTTTCGCTGGCGTTGAAGTGCAGGCTGACAAACAGGTCCGCGCCTTTCAGTTTGGCCAGTTCGGCGCGGGCAGGCAGTTCGACAAAACGGTCCGAGCTGCGCGTCAGGAATACTTTAAAGCCTTCGCGAGTCAGCAAGCGGCGCACCTCCTTGGCAAATAGCAACGTGTATTTTTTTTCCTGATGGGAACCGACGCAGTAACCGGGATCCTTGCCGCCGTGGCCTGGGTCCAGGCAGATGGTCCTTATTCGAAGGCCCGGTCTGTTCCTGGCCGGCGAAAGCAAAGGGCGCAGGGCCGTCTCGATGTCCAAGGGCGCCAGGTAAACCCCGCCATTCCTGCGGATAGGAGGAAATGAAAGCCATAGATCGATGCCATTAAGCCGTGCTTCGCAGGAATCGACTGTAAAGGAAAGGTCCCAGGACGGTTTGCTCAGTTCGAAAGTTTCCTCGCGTTTCAGCCAATGGATGTCGAAGCCATTGGCCCTCGCCCATTCGGCAATAGAAACCGTTTGCCTGCTGCCGCTTCGCGGGGCGGGTTCTGTGCTCGACGCTATCGAAGCCAATCCAGCGGCACAAACAAAGAGGATCGGGGGCCAACTCAATTTTCTGGCAGGCAAATGCATGCCCCTGGACTCTGCATGGCCAAGGGGCTGAATTCAAGCGCATGCTTGCAGACTCCTCTGTAATTTCATCGGGACTAGACGCCTACTGCTTGCTTGTCTAGCCCTAGATCAATTGCTAAGTGCAACTCGGGATGGAGGTCTTCAAGGAGAAATTTCCACACTAGCGCCGAGGGCAAGAGGTCCGGGTCTCGCATAGGGAGCACCGCGGCAACCCGCAGGGCCACGTTCGGGTCCTTGCACAGCATGTAAAGCCTGCGCCAGTCCTGGGTGCTTCCACGCTGAATCCAATCTAAATACGCTAGCGCGGAAACCCCCTTCGTATTTCGGCTCTGCATCATCGGTTCGAGTCGTTGTAAAACCCTGCATCCAATGTTTGAGGCAGGACATTGTTCAGCTCCAACTTCACAAGGGCGCGCGACAAGCGGCGGCAGGCCTCGGCCACGTAGGCCCAATCGGTAAAGGGCGCCTTCAGGCATTTGTAGGCCTGCAGCGGCGTTTCTGCCAAATCCAGTGGCGGCACTTCACACGCCTCGGCGAAGCGGCTCACCAGGCTCTGCGAACCGGCGGCCGGATAAACCAGGTTCAAATAACCCAGAGCCGTCAGCGCAGCCGAATCCCCCAGCAGCCGCGTCAAGGCCGCAACATCAACATAATACCTTGTCGCCCGCCGCTCGGTCAGCAAAAAGGCCTTAACACGCAACGTCTCCGCGGCAGTCGGCATGATTAGCCCGCTTACTTCGAGTGTGCGCAGGGGTTGTGCGCGCCGCCGTTGCCGCAAGCCCAAGGCCACTCCGCCCCGCTGTCCAAGAATGAGCACAGGCGGATTCCGCCTGGCCGTCGTCCAACCCTCCCAATCCTCCAGTCTGGCAGCTACCTCTTCGTAGCGGTCCCGCAGGTGCGGCGTGACCAAATCCACGTCCAGCGAAACTCGATGCCGGCAATGTGCCGCCGCAGCGGTCCCGCCGACCGCCACCAGTTCCAAATCCTGGAACTGGCGCTGCGCTGCCCGACCCTGCTCCAACACCCGTTCGAACTCAATCATCGCCTTAACTTGCGGCACGTCACTTTGCTTTGAAAGGCCAAGTCTTCGGAAGCCTAATTGACTGACACTTTTTGCGTTTGACAGATTTGGCGCGCCGTTGGCCACGGCAGAGCCAGTAGTGGTTCGAGGTTGCCGCGAGCGGAGGCGATCACCAAATCCCCCTCGTTGAGGACGACAACGCAGCAGGCCACGTGTTGGAGCGCGCGCATGTCACGGGGCAGATAAACAGCCACGAACTGCCCGCCCCGGGCAACGCCAACCATTCGCTCCCAACCTCGCCGTTTCATGGCCTTATCCGCGCGCGTGAACAGCGCCGAATAATCCAGCGCTTGCGGCGCATCCAGAAGCTTGTAAACGCCAACGTCCGCGCCGTGCAGAGCGCCCAGGGCGGCTTTGGGCTCTGGCGGCAGGTTGAAGAAGCTCGATCCGAACCGCGCGAAAGCCAAAGTGAGGCCGCCGGCATGAATAGCAAACCGCTTGTCCCAGTGTCCGGGGACGGACTCCATGACGCTGCTGCGCAAAGCTTGGTTCACCGAACTCAACCGGAAGCAGTTGGCGATGCCAATGGCGCACAGTAAAGGCAGGCAGAGAACAAGCGCCAAAATCACGTAGCCCGCACTGGTCCGGGGGTTCAGCCGGGGCGAAGCTGGGGGCCGGAGTATCGGGGGCGCCGACGGGGCCGCTGGCGTTGGGCTGATTGGCATGACGTTTTCCATACTCGATTACTCCTGCGCCTTGTCCTTAGGTTTTTCCTCCTGTTTTTGCGCGGCGTCGCCAATCTGCTTAAGGGGGTCGATGTGGAGTTTCTCACCCAGCAAGGCCAATTGCTCGGGCTTGATATCGCCGACCACGTTGGCGAACACGGCGTGCTCCTTGCCATCGAGCACCACCGCAGCCAGACCTTGGACAGCCCCCTTGTCAGTCATCTTGAGGTACACATTGACATCCTGGTCTTTTTGCTGGGCAGTCACGATGCGTTCCCAACCCTTGGCGGCCAGGTCCTTGCGGATTTTCTGGGCGCGCTTCTGCAACTCTGCCCGATTGTCCTCACCCAAGCCGATGACATTGACTCTGACCAATTTTAATCCGTTAAGAAGGCCGGCCACGTCGGGTTGGTCCTTCTCGACCAATCGAGCCGCCAAGCCGATCAGGCCGCTCGGCACGTTCACCTCGACAAATTCCCCGCCTCCTTTGGGCGGTGAAAAGGCGCCGAAATCGACTTGACCGGGCAATATTTCATCCGCTGCCAGAGTCACGGTTGCGGCGGCGCACAGCGTTACAGTTCCAATCATCCAGGGCTTCAAATGTTTCATATTCAATTCCACGTTGAGGTTGTCCGTGGGGCACTGCGCCCCTTTAGAGATGATACCCGGC from Verrucomicrobiia bacterium encodes:
- a CDS encoding cob(I)yrinic acid a,c-diamide adenosyltransferase produces the protein MSIVTKTGDDGTTSLMYGRRLPKSHPRVEAYGAVDELNATLGLARAAAQQDFIRQNLALVQTDLIVLMGELATSPADLERYVKDGFSVVRAELTARLEEVVKLVEAQRVIPRDWVMPGANLSAATLDMARTVCRRAERRVCALPQEKAAVNPEILVYLNRLSDLLWLLARWADALAR
- a CDS encoding N-acetylmuramoyl-L-alanine amidase; this encodes MSWPPILFVCAAGLASIASSTEPAPRSGSRQTVSIAEWARANGFDIHWLKREETFELSKPSWDLSFTVDSCEARLNGIDLWLSFPPIRRNGGVYLAPLDIETALRPLLSPARNRPGLRIRTICLDPGHGGKDPGYCVGSHQEKKYTLLFAKEVRRLLTREGFKVFLTRSSDRFVELPARAELAKLKGADLFVSLHFNASETSRDSVQGTQVFCITPAGAGSTNNKGEGGDQSWCSGNRQNDRSLLLAYDVQKALVQGLSLQDRGVRRARFAVLREASMPAILVEAGFMSHPVEGRRIFTAAYREKMAQAIAAGLLAYRHAVEQGA
- a CDS encoding DUF4252 domain-containing protein → MKHLKPWMIGTVTLCAAATVTLAADEILPGQVDFGAFSPPKGGGEFVEVNVPSGLIGLAARLVEKDQPDVAGLLNGLKLVRVNVIGLGEDNRAELQKRAQKIRKDLAAKGWERIVTAQQKDQDVNVYLKMTDKGAVQGLAAVVLDGKEHAVFANVVGDIKPEQLALLGEKLHIDPLKQIGDAAQKQEEKPKDKAQE
- a CDS encoding IS630 family transposase, which produces MAGKSKLPALVLTPEEQQRLETLQASRVAPVREAERARILLQYCAGNSPSAIQKALGISRVTIYHCLHKALEMGMEAGLKDAFHRPKEPLITSDDKAWVVHLACTKPKELGYAAELWTRQSLAGYVRQQAQAAGHPSLAQAAKATVQRILDEQHLQPHKVKYYLERRDPEFEPKMKEVLMVYQEVAMQNQAAAGPAETAPSIITVSIDEKPGVQAIENTAPDLPPVPEKHPTVGRDHEYKRHGTLSILASLDLHDGHVVARVEERHRSREFVALLKDLDAYYPTGVTIRVILDNHSAHISKETRAYLATRPNRFSYVHTPKHGSWLNLVETLFGKMAHTFLRHIRVKSKAELKERILRGIAEINAAPVVHRWKKFDLLAS
- the queA gene encoding tRNA preQ1(34) S-adenosylmethionine ribosyltransferase-isomerase QueA; protein product: MRTADFDYELPENLIAQHPAARRDDSRLLVLHRNSGAIEHRGFRDLLQYLQPADVLVLNDSRVIPARLRGRNLRSGGHFEVLLLEQNGANDWWVLLRPGRRAGVGTRIGFRNARDEMSGIEACVTEINAEGHRRLCFSGIADIRDALTELGEVPLPPYIHRADSRFSEADRARYQSVFAQPPGSVAAPTAGLHFTEELLKEIRALGVEVCFVTLHVGLGTFAPVKVENLDLHVMHEERFCVNAETTRRINECKAAGRRVIAVGTTSLRAIEGLAAETGGRLEPKEGRTRLFIRPPHDFKIADALLTNFHLPRSTLLMLISAFAASNKTTGRELVLRAYREAIERRYRFFSYGDAMLII
- a CDS encoding dihydrofolate reductase family protein: MDDAWFQAFRRRRGLPYVLVNMAMTADGKIATANRAIASFSSRRDRENLLRLRATADAVMAGARTIDQGRVILGPGSAKHRRLRLSRGLAEYNLRVIVSGSGSVDPSSKIFQKRFSPIIILTTGRAGGPRLKRLRRLADEVKICGRREIDFPRALRWLQSKWKVRRLVCEGGGELNSPLFRKGLVNELHLTVCPKIAGGRKAPTIVDGAAAPNLAKAARLEIKSSRRIGAELFLVYRARASAHRARSQSRSESRFK